Proteins co-encoded in one Cinclus cinclus chromosome 17, bCinCin1.1, whole genome shotgun sequence genomic window:
- the CMKLR1 gene encoding chemerin-like receptor 1 — MALPNLSDYLDGFNNYSDYPDYTYEDTGSVWADPAHDPKDITRILSVIIYSVSCVLGILGNGLVIAIITLKMKKSVNAIWFLNLAVADFLFNIFLPINIAYTAMSYHWIFGTVMCKLNSFLLILNMYTSVLLLTTISFDRYVSVVFPVWSQNHRSTNLAYGVCVIIWTLGIVMSCPSLVFRDTAQTRSSVICFSNFSLSRNKSYEGLAVMRHRTVNITRFLAGYILPITIITFCYVAIVFNLRRNRLAKSKKPFKIIVTIIVTFFLCWSPYHLLNLLETVPNAVPWSVFEIFIPLTTALAASNSCMNPVLYVFMGQDFKKFKVTLLSRLVNALSEETGHSSIVHRSFSKISSMTEKETTVV; from the coding sequence ATGGCGCTTCCCAACCTCTCTGATTACTTGGATGGCTTCAACAACTACAGCGACTACCCGGACTACACCTATGAGGACACGGGCAGCGTGTGGGCAGACCCGGCCCACGACCCCAAGGACATCACCAGGATCCTGTCCGTCATCATCTACAGCGTGTCCTGCGTGCTGGGCATCCTGGGCAACGGCTTGGTTATCGCCATCATCACCCTCAAGATGAAGAAATCGGTCAATGCCATCTGGTTCCTCAACCTGGCCGTGGCCGACTTCCTCTTCAACATCTTCCTGCCCATCAACATCGCCTACACGGCCATGAGTTACCACTGGATCTTTGGGACAGTCATGTGCAAACTGAactccttcctcctcatccttAACATGTACACGAGCGTCCTGCTGCTCACCACCATCAGCTTCGACCGCTACGTGTCCGTGGTGTTCCCGGTGTGGTCCCAGAACCACCGCTCCACCAACCTAGCCTACGGGGTGTGTGTGATCATCTGGACCTTGGGCATCGTCATGAGCTGCCCCTCGCTCGTCTTCCGGGACACGGCGCAGACCCGCAGCTCCGTCATCTGTTTCAGCAACTTCTCCCTCTCCAGGAATAAATCCTACGAAGGGCTGGCTGTGATGAGGCACCGCACAGTGAACATCACCAGGTTCCTGGCTGGGTACATCCTCCCCATCACCATCATCACCTTCTGCTACGTCGCCATCGTCTTCAACCTGCGTCGGAACCGCCTGGCGAAGTCCAAGAAGCCCTTCAAGATCATTGTCACCATCATTGTCACCTTCTTCCTCTGTTGGAGCCCCTACCACCTGCTGAACCTGCTGGAGACGGTGCCCAATGCTGTGCCCTGGTCCGTGTTTGAGATCTTCATCCCTCTCACCACGGCTCTGGCAGCCTCCAACAGCTGCATGAACCCTGTGCTCTACGTCTTCATGGGCCAGGACTTCAAGAAGTTCAAGGTGACCCTCCTTTCCAGGCTGGTGAACGCCCTCAGCGAGGAGACAGGACACTCCAGCATCGTGCACAGGAGCTTCTCCAAGATCTCATCCATGACTGAGAAAGAGACAACAGTTGTCTAA